The following are encoded in a window of Lacinutrix sp. WUR7 genomic DNA:
- a CDS encoding deoxynucleoside kinase yields the protein MHVAIAGNIGAGKTTLTKLLAKHYKWEAQLEDVVDNPYLDDFYNQMERWSFNLQVYFLNSRFRQVSDIRESGRDIIQDRTIYEDAHIFAPNLHAMGLMTNRDFENYKSLFDLMESFVEGPDLLIYLRSSISNLVSQIHKRGRDYENSISIDYLSRLNERYEAWITGYNKGNLLIIDVDNLDFVDNPEDLGFILNKIDAEINGLF from the coding sequence ATGCACGTTGCTATAGCAGGAAATATTGGTGCTGGTAAAACCACGCTTACAAAATTACTAGCCAAACATTATAAATGGGAAGCCCAGTTAGAAGACGTAGTAGATAATCCTTATTTAGACGATTTTTACAATCAAATGGAACGTTGGAGTTTCAACTTACAAGTTTACTTTTTAAATAGTAGGTTTCGTCAAGTTTCCGATATTCGTGAAAGCGGTAGAGACATCATTCAAGACAGAACCATTTACGAAGACGCACATATTTTTGCACCAAACTTGCACGCTATGGGCTTGATGACCAATCGTGATTTTGAAAACTACAAATCGCTTTTCGATCTTATGGAAAGTTTTGTAGAAGGTCCAGATTTACTTATTTATTTACGTAGTTCTATTTCTAACCTTGTATCGCAAATTCACAAACGTGGTCGCGATTATGAAAACTCGATAAGCATCGATTATTTAAGTAGATTAAATGAGCGTTATGAAGCTTGGATTACGGGATACAACAAAGGAAACCTTTTAATTATTGATGTAGATAATCTGGATTTTGTAGATAACCCAGAAGATTTAGGATTTATCTTAAATAAAATTGACGCAGAAATAAACGGATTATTTTAA